The genomic stretch GTGCTGGTTGTTTCCGGGCCTTCGGGCGTGGGCAAGACCACTTTGTGCGACCGGTTGCTTAAGGATGAGCCGAGGGTGAAAGCCTGCGTCACGGCAACGACCAGGGCGCCGCGGCCCGGGGAAACAGATGGAAAAGATTATTATTTCGTCTCCAAAGAAACCTTTAAGAATTGGCTGGAAAAAGACGAAATCATAGAGCATACGGAATTATACGGGGAGTTTTACGGAACCCCAAAGAAATCGGTAGATGAAATATTTGCCCAAGGGTGTTATCCTTTGTTGAGAATAGACGTTGACGGGGCGGAAAACCTAAGGAATAAAGGGTATAAAGGCGTTTTTATTTTCATTATGCCGCCGAATGTCCAGGCGTTAAAAGAAAGGCTTATGAAACGCAAAACCGCAACCGGTGATATGAAAAAACGCCTGGCGCGGGTTGACGAGGAATTGAAACGCAGTAGCGAATACGATTTCCGGGTGGTAAATGATGATCTGGAAAAGGCCCTGAAAGAGATGAAAGGTATTTTAGCCAGTAAATTATTTAAATAAATTAGATATGAAAAGGAGAATCGCATGAATATACAAAAAATAGACGCAATTACGGAAAGTGCCCACGGGCGTTTTAAGGCGACATCGGTCGTCCGGATAAGGCTTCAGGAAATGATGCGCGCCGGGATTATGTCCAAGATGAACAAAAGCGTTGATGAGTCAATTGAAACCATAATGGATGAAATATTGTCCGGCGAGATTACCGTTAAGAAAGAGGAAGAAGAGAAAAAAGGCAAAGGGAAATGAAATTAAAAGGCAAAAACATATTGATAGGCGTGACCGGCGGGATTGCCGCCTATAAGGCCGCGGAAATCGTTTCCCGGCTCCATCAGAAAGGCGCCAGTGTCAAGGTCGTTATGACCAAATCCGCCGCGGAATTCGTCACTCCCCTTACTTTCCAGACGCTTTCCCATAACCAAGTCTATACGGAAATGTTTAGCGGATACGAAGCTAACCCGAAACATATTTCGTTAGCCGATGAAGCGGATTTACTGCTGGTAGCGCCTGCCACCGCGAATATCATCGGCAAAATTGCCCACGGCATTGCGGATGACCTCCTTTCCACCGTAGTCATGTCCCTGCCTCGCCGGCAGGCGGGCGTTAAGTGCCCGGTCTTGATTGCCCCGGCAATGAACGATATGATGTATAAAAACCCGATAGTTCAGGAAAATATAAAGAAACTGCAAAAGCTAGGCTACAAATTCATTCCGCCTGAAAAAGGTTACTTAGCCTGCCAGAAAGTTGGCGAAGGTCGCTTGGCGTGCCTGGATACAATTCTCTCGTCAGTTGAAAAAGCGCTCTCTTAAACTCTTAGGCTTTTAGTCTCTTAGACTTTTAACCAGGCATTCCAGCATCCAATCCAGTTCTTTCCTCGTATGCATCGCCGTGATGGTGATGCGCAGTCGGCTTTCGCCGTGCGGAACCGTCGGCGGGCGAATTGCCGGAATGAATAATCCTTTATTCCAGAGGTATTGTGAGATGGCTAATGTCTTTTTGGCGTTGCCCCGCCCTTTTATATTAATTGAGTGGCGAGGCTCGCCCCGACGTAACGTCGGGGCGGCGACCATTATCGGGATAATCGGGGTTATCGAGCCCCTGAAATCGAAGTTCAACTTCTTTAATCGTTCCTTGACATAGTTCGTATTATACCAGAGTTTCTTTCTTAATGACGGCATATCCCTGATTATTCTTAATCCTTCTATTCCGGCGGCACAGGCGGGCATGGGAAGAGCGGTTGTGAAAATAAACGGACGGCTCTTGCTTTTAAGGTAGCTTATAAAATTCCTGCTTCCGGTGACAAAGCCCCCGATATTTCCGGCCGCCTTGCTTAATGTTCCGATGGAAATATCAACCTGCTTTTCTAGTCCTAAGTGCTCGGCTAATCCGCGGCCGTGTTTCCCCAAAACGCCTGTCCCGTGTGCTTCATCCGCAATCGTGACTGCCTTGTATTTCTTTGCCAGGCGGGTTATCTCTTTTAAGGGCGCGGCGTCTCCGTCCATGCTGAAGATGGCGTCGGTTATAATATAGATATTAGATTTTAGTTTATAGTTGTTAGATAGTTTCTTTAGCCCCTCTTCAAGATGGGAAGCATCTCGATGTTT from Planctomycetota bacterium encodes the following:
- the coaBC gene encoding bifunctional phosphopantothenoylcysteine decarboxylase/phosphopantothenate--cysteine ligase CoaBC translates to MKLKGKNILIGVTGGIAAYKAAEIVSRLHQKGASVKVVMTKSAAEFVTPLTFQTLSHNQVYTEMFSGYEANPKHISLADEADLLLVAPATANIIGKIAHGIADDLLSTVVMSLPRRQAGVKCPVLIAPAMNDMMYKNPIVQENIKKLQKLGYKFIPPEKGYLACQKVGEGRLACLDTILSSVEKALS
- the gmk gene encoding guanylate kinase; its protein translation is MANPDKVLVVSGPSGVGKTTLCDRLLKDEPRVKACVTATTRAPRPGETDGKDYYFVSKETFKNWLEKDEIIEHTELYGEFYGTPKKSVDEIFAQGCYPLLRIDVDGAENLRNKGYKGVFIFIMPPNVQALKERLMKRKTATGDMKKRLARVDEELKRSSEYDFRVVNDDLEKALKEMKGILASKLFK
- a CDS encoding 8-amino-7-oxononanoate synthase — encoded protein: MLDFVKRELKSLRQAGLIREFKAISAIKGSRVKIGGKWYVSFCTNDYLGLSQHPRVIEAARRALKEVGWGSGASRLMAGTFSYHKELEKEIARFKGAQSALLFTSGYAANLGVITTLVKKDDIIFCDELNHASLVDSARLTKARLYIYKHRDASHLEEGLKKLSNNYKLKSNIYIITDAIFSMDGDAAPLKEITRLAKKYKAVTIADEAHGTGVLGKHGRGLAEHLGLEKQVDISIGTLSKAAGNIGGFVTGSRNFISYLKSKSRPFIFTTALPMPACAAGIEGLRIIRDMPSLRKKLWYNTNYVKERLKKLNFDFRGSITPIIPIMVAAPTLRRGEPRHSINIKGRGNAKKTLAISQYLWNKGLFIPAIRPPTVPHGESRLRITITAMHTRKELDWMLECLVKSLRD